A genomic region of Octadecabacter antarcticus 307 contains the following coding sequences:
- a CDS encoding LysR family transcriptional regulator, translating to MTLSNARLDAVRAVAEAGSYAGAARILGVTQPNVSAQVRALETQFGVCLFLRESGRLQPTGLCLKLCDSAERLAEARSEAERLLLSRSSLREGKITIGLGNAMPGMAIIAAFHRAYPGVKLEVETGTHQKIARSVLTHECDIGVLPDVPTNPRFRRNHVSISEVIAIVPSNHKLAHEHEVTAVQLSSEPLIFRASGSSTQRTLERMFIRAKLTPHPFLTLDARDGLYEAVVNGLGIGFMWRASTSRTDGVVRLPIVEMRGVVTHETVFSLKETQGRIVEAFYGIAKAFKMD from the coding sequence ATGACTCTGAGTAATGCCCGCCTTGACGCAGTTCGCGCAGTCGCCGAAGCCGGATCATATGCTGGTGCCGCCCGTATACTGGGTGTCACGCAACCAAATGTCTCAGCGCAAGTACGCGCCCTTGAGACGCAATTCGGTGTATGTCTTTTTCTACGGGAATCAGGGCGCCTACAGCCGACTGGGCTTTGCCTCAAACTTTGCGACTCAGCCGAACGCCTGGCGGAGGCGCGAAGCGAGGCTGAACGGCTGCTGCTTAGCCGCTCTTCGCTTCGTGAAGGCAAGATTACAATCGGTCTTGGCAACGCGATGCCCGGCATGGCAATTATCGCAGCGTTCCATCGAGCCTATCCAGGCGTAAAACTTGAAGTTGAAACTGGGACTCACCAAAAGATCGCCCGATCAGTCCTGACACACGAGTGTGACATTGGTGTACTTCCAGATGTTCCAACTAATCCTCGTTTTCGGCGCAATCATGTGTCCATCTCCGAAGTGATTGCGATCGTGCCATCAAACCATAAACTTGCGCATGAACATGAGGTTACCGCTGTTCAGCTTTCATCTGAACCTCTGATTTTCCGGGCGTCAGGCTCTTCTACACAACGGACGCTGGAGCGGATGTTCATACGGGCAAAATTGACCCCCCACCCATTCCTGACACTTGATGCGCGAGATGGGCTTTATGAGGCTGTTGTAAACGGACTGGGAATCGGTTTCATGTGGCGCGCCAGCACCAGCCGGACGGACGGAGTTGTCCGGCTACCCATTGTTGAGATGCGCGGCGTGGTAACCCACGAAACCGTATTTAGCTTGAAAGAAACACAAGGTAGGATTGTTGAAGCCTTCTACGGAATCGCGAAGGCGTTCAAAATGGATTGA
- a CDS encoding ABC transporter ATP-binding protein, whose translation MSECIVVNNVSRLFGPNLSTGEKIATKLGAKVETRSVRAVSDVTLSIRRGETLGLVGESGCGKSTLGRMFAGILPPTSGTVTLDGKPLMERGTKVTTRVQTVFQDPFASLDPRMKVGETVAEGPIAHGLTTKSEARRYVGEWFERVGLDPVWGDRYPHQFSGGQRQRIAIARALAMQPDVLICDEPVASLDVSIQAQIINLFLKLTKDLELTTVFISHDLSVVQHISDRVAVMYLGRIVELGPVAEVFGMPAHPYTAALFNSVPKLVLDADELVHFDTIEGEVPSPLSPPSGCYYHPRCPLASEACLESQPIIRPVLDMRAVACHHFEAQLDIRAND comes from the coding sequence ATGAGCGAGTGTATAGTCGTAAATAATGTGAGCCGACTGTTTGGTCCAAACCTGAGCACGGGCGAAAAGATTGCTACCAAGCTGGGTGCGAAAGTTGAGACCCGTTCAGTCCGCGCAGTATCAGACGTCACTTTGTCGATCCGTAGGGGGGAGACCTTAGGTTTGGTCGGCGAATCTGGTTGTGGTAAATCCACGCTCGGTCGAATGTTTGCAGGAATTCTGCCTCCAACCTCTGGCACTGTGACTTTAGATGGGAAACCACTGATGGAGCGTGGCACCAAGGTAACGACCCGTGTGCAGACTGTTTTCCAAGACCCATTCGCAAGCCTTGATCCGCGCATGAAAGTGGGCGAGACAGTGGCTGAAGGCCCTATAGCCCATGGACTAACCACAAAGTCAGAAGCTCGAAGATACGTTGGAGAATGGTTTGAGCGTGTCGGATTGGATCCTGTATGGGGTGATCGCTACCCGCATCAGTTCTCAGGCGGCCAGCGGCAACGGATCGCAATTGCCCGCGCGCTTGCTATGCAGCCTGACGTGCTAATCTGTGATGAGCCCGTCGCTTCGCTTGACGTGTCGATCCAAGCCCAGATTATAAACCTGTTTTTAAAACTGACCAAAGACCTTGAACTGACCACTGTCTTTATCAGCCATGATCTCAGCGTTGTACAACATATAAGTGACCGCGTGGCGGTCATGTATCTGGGCAGAATTGTGGAACTGGGGCCTGTTGCTGAAGTCTTTGGCATGCCTGCGCACCCATACACAGCAGCTTTGTTTAACAGCGTGCCCAAGCTGGTGCTGGATGCGGATGAATTGGTCCATTTTGACACTATCGAAGGCGAAGTGCCTTCTCCACTCTCCCCGCCTTCAGGGTGTTATTACCACCCACGTTGCCCCCTAGCGAGTGAGGCTTGTCTTGAGAGTCAGCCGATCATACGGCCGGTGTTGGACATGCGAGCCGTGGCTTGTCACCATTTTGAAGCTCAGCTTGACATTAGGGCGAATGATTAA
- a CDS encoding ABC transporter permease: MIPYLTRVAVKSLVTLFAIVTVTFIVTRLSGNPIDTFLGEGLTTEGREELIRYFQLEGTVWQQYVAFLRGVVSGEFGLSFIDRRPVTEVVGDRLWASGQLLLASVALTITVSIPLGVLGAIYQKSWIGSAVMMIAFAGYAVPSFILAILMVLVFSYWLNWLPVVGNGTFLHFVMPTIAMSGVLVAALTRFTRNAMLDVLGQDFIRTARAKGLTEARVVLRHGLGNAGVTVISVIGLQVAGLAAAGSVVVESIFSWPGIGQLLVTAALMRDYPVLQFGVITVAIAVVAINAFTDIAYALVDPRIRLAST; the protein is encoded by the coding sequence ATGATCCCATATCTCACGCGCGTTGCAGTAAAATCCCTAGTCACACTTTTCGCAATTGTAACAGTGACCTTCATCGTAACCCGGCTGTCCGGTAATCCTATTGATACCTTTTTGGGTGAAGGCCTGACAACTGAAGGGCGTGAGGAACTGATCCGCTATTTCCAGCTTGAGGGAACAGTGTGGCAGCAATACGTCGCCTTTCTTCGGGGAGTTGTATCGGGCGAATTTGGCCTCAGTTTCATCGACCGCCGCCCGGTCACAGAGGTGGTGGGGGACCGGCTTTGGGCCTCTGGGCAGCTCTTGCTGGCGTCGGTGGCACTAACGATCACTGTGTCAATTCCCTTGGGAGTGCTCGGTGCAATCTACCAAAAAAGCTGGATTGGCTCAGCCGTCATGATGATTGCTTTCGCAGGCTATGCCGTGCCGTCCTTTATCCTCGCCATTCTGATGGTTCTGGTCTTCTCCTACTGGCTTAACTGGTTACCAGTGGTGGGGAACGGGACGTTTTTGCACTTTGTTATGCCGACCATCGCAATGTCTGGTGTTCTTGTTGCCGCCCTGACTCGGTTTACCCGCAACGCCATGCTTGATGTGCTTGGACAAGACTTTATCCGTACCGCCCGCGCCAAAGGACTGACCGAAGCCCGCGTAGTTTTACGGCACGGGCTGGGCAATGCCGGAGTCACAGTGATTTCGGTCATCGGATTGCAGGTAGCGGGGCTGGCCGCTGCAGGCAGCGTTGTGGTCGAGAGCATCTTTTCTTGGCCCGGGATAGGGCAGTTGTTGGTGACCGCCGCGCTAATGCGAGATTACCCGGTACTTCAATTCGGGGTCATCACTGTGGCGATTGCTGTTGTTGCGATCAACGCCTTTACCGACATTGCTTATGCGCTCGTAGACCCGCGCATCCGTCTTGCCAGCACCTAA
- a CDS encoding metallophosphoesterase family protein, with protein MTRIAIVTDIHHGAPSNTKRGDTALKLLSQFTDWANAEKPDLVLDLGDRISDIDSQIDAGLEREVAEVFTRLEMPVHHICGNHDRDHLSVAENAEFLRAELGNQLIDIGVWQLALWRADAKIHRDNTREGFDLPEADLLWLSQMAQLAEKPTLVASHVPFSGHSQIGNYYFQRNALVSTYPQSDRARTALAQARVPVACIAGHVHWNTVTTVDGIPHMTQQSLTESFTTAGNPARAWGMLTLGDTVHWQVLGDDPFEARLTPSRQRWTPPLAPFLQEFNTE; from the coding sequence ATGACCCGGATTGCCATCGTCACCGACATTCATCACGGCGCACCTTCCAATACCAAGCGGGGGGATACCGCGCTTAAATTGCTCAGCCAGTTCACTGACTGGGCTAATGCCGAAAAGCCAGATCTTGTTCTCGATCTTGGAGACCGCATTTCAGATATTGATAGCCAGATTGATGCCGGGCTCGAACGCGAAGTGGCGGAAGTCTTCACTCGTCTTGAAATGCCTGTGCATCACATCTGTGGTAACCATGACCGCGACCATCTGAGCGTGGCCGAAAATGCAGAATTTTTAAGGGCGGAACTGGGCAACCAGCTGATTGATATTGGCGTATGGCAACTGGCCCTTTGGCGCGCAGATGCAAAAATACACCGTGACAACACGCGCGAGGGTTTTGATTTGCCAGAGGCGGATCTGCTGTGGCTGTCGCAAATGGCGCAGTTGGCCGAAAAGCCGACACTTGTTGCCAGCCACGTGCCGTTCTCAGGCCACAGCCAAATCGGAAACTATTACTTTCAGCGTAATGCTTTGGTCTCGACTTACCCACAATCAGACCGCGCGCGAACCGCTCTTGCACAGGCGCGCGTGCCCGTTGCCTGTATTGCAGGCCATGTCCATTGGAACACAGTGACTACAGTGGATGGCATTCCGCATATGACCCAGCAAAGCCTGACCGAAAGTTTTACAACTGCGGGTAACCCCGCACGCGCTTGGGGCATGCTGACGCTGGGCGACACGGTTCATTGGCAGGTGTTGGGAGACGATCCCTTTGAAGCGCGACTAACACCGTCACGTCAACGCTGGACTCCGCCGCTGGCACCCTTTCTTCAGGAGTTTAACACGGAATGA
- a CDS encoding ABC transporter permease — MMTTFADSDILPRCKKNRLDFIQTIAITISVILFAAALFAPLVVPFDPLSQSLMTRLRPPMGFERFASGHFAGTDALGRDVLSRSLYGLRLTLGLAFAGAVIGLLIGGTLGLIAGLMQGWVEDTIMSLVDMQIAIPFTLVALLILSLMGSTLTVLVFVLGIAGWEQYARIVRAEVRRLSSLPFIEAAWTTGAGPIYIAWHHVLPNLISPLVVQFTLALSNIVILESTLSFLGLGVQPPQPSLGSMVGLGRDYMPTAPWIVLTPVVLIVALTFSVQILGDWVRDRADVRLRDR, encoded by the coding sequence ATGATGACCACATTCGCTGACTCCGATATCCTCCCACGCTGCAAGAAGAACAGATTAGATTTTATCCAGACGATCGCAATTACAATCTCAGTAATTCTGTTTGCCGCAGCCCTGTTTGCGCCACTTGTCGTTCCCTTCGATCCCTTGTCACAAAGCCTCATGACTAGGTTACGCCCACCGATGGGGTTTGAGCGCTTTGCCTCAGGCCACTTTGCAGGAACAGACGCATTGGGCCGCGATGTACTGTCACGGTCGCTATATGGCCTTCGGCTCACACTGGGATTGGCGTTTGCAGGGGCGGTGATCGGATTGTTGATCGGCGGTACACTTGGCCTGATCGCTGGACTCATGCAGGGATGGGTTGAGGATACAATCATGTCGCTGGTCGACATGCAGATTGCGATTCCCTTCACCCTCGTGGCGCTGCTAATCCTGTCACTGATGGGGTCGACCCTTACCGTGCTTGTCTTCGTCCTTGGCATCGCTGGGTGGGAACAATATGCGCGAATTGTGCGTGCTGAAGTGCGGCGCCTGTCATCACTTCCGTTCATTGAAGCCGCATGGACTACGGGGGCAGGGCCCATTTACATCGCGTGGCATCACGTGTTGCCAAACCTCATTTCGCCACTCGTGGTGCAGTTCACGCTGGCGCTGTCCAACATCGTTATCCTTGAAAGCACGCTCAGCTTTCTTGGCCTTGGCGTACAGCCCCCGCAGCCGTCGCTTGGCTCCATGGTGGGGCTTGGAAGGGATTACATGCCGACTGCGCCTTGGATCGTGCTGACCCCTGTGGTGCTGATCGTGGCGCTTACCTTTTCTGTGCAGATTCTTGGCGACTGGGTGCGTGATCGTGCCGACGTCCGTCTGCGCGACCGATAA
- a CDS encoding ABC transporter ATP-binding protein: protein MTNPVLSVTNLSTHFFTRNGVVKAVDGVSFDLARGEIMGLVGESGSGKTVTGFSLLGLVDAPGRIVEGSVKLNGTELTTLSEKELRTRRGREISMIFQDPIATLNPMLTIGQQMRMAIDAHERLSARAANARAAELLTQVGIPSASVRLRSYPHEFSGGMRQRVAIAIALLHRPTVIVADEPTTALDVSIQAQILFQMRDLARETGTAMIWISHDLAVVSSLASKLAVMYAGRIVEQGPTANLLRDPRHPYTAGLIASLPATAKPGTPLTQIPGATPSLLSLPPGCPFEPRCNHATGRCGTEPNITLKDSRGWRCFHPIGQNAEVLT from the coding sequence ATGACTAATCCCGTTTTAAGCGTTACAAATCTGAGCACTCATTTCTTCACTCGCAATGGTGTGGTCAAAGCGGTGGATGGCGTGTCCTTTGATTTGGCCCGCGGGGAAATTATGGGGCTGGTTGGCGAGAGCGGATCTGGCAAAACTGTTACTGGCTTTTCGTTGCTGGGACTGGTCGATGCGCCGGGACGGATCGTTGAAGGCTCGGTCAAGCTTAACGGAACCGAGCTGACTACGTTGTCTGAAAAAGAGCTGCGTACTCGTCGAGGTCGAGAGATTTCTATGATATTTCAGGACCCAATTGCAACGCTGAATCCGATGCTGACTATCGGCCAGCAGATGCGCATGGCGATTGACGCACACGAGCGGTTGAGTGCGCGCGCGGCTAATGCACGGGCTGCGGAATTGCTAACACAAGTCGGCATCCCGTCTGCCTCTGTAAGGTTGCGGTCTTACCCACACGAATTTTCAGGCGGTATGCGGCAACGCGTGGCAATTGCGATTGCGTTATTGCACCGACCGACAGTTATTGTCGCCGATGAGCCGACAACAGCTCTGGATGTCTCCATTCAGGCGCAAATCCTGTTCCAGATGCGCGACCTTGCACGTGAAACGGGCACTGCAATGATATGGATTAGTCATGATCTGGCTGTGGTATCTAGCCTCGCCAGCAAACTGGCAGTGATGTATGCGGGCCGCATAGTAGAACAGGGTCCAACGGCCAACTTACTCCGTGATCCGCGTCATCCATATACCGCCGGTCTGATCGCCTCGCTTCCTGCGACGGCGAAACCCGGCACCCCGCTCACCCAAATTCCCGGAGCCACACCGTCGCTGCTGTCTCTGCCTCCTGGCTGCCCTTTCGAGCCGCGCTGCAATCACGCCACCGGTAGATGTGGCACCGAACCCAACATTACCCTTAAAGACAGCCGTGGTTGGCGCTGTTTTCACCCGATTGGGCAAAATGCAGAGGTGCTGACATGA
- a CDS encoding ABC transporter ATP-binding protein has protein sequence MTLQPPNPLVLSVRDLHVAFGETTAVQGLSFDIHRGETLALVGESGSGKSATALSILRLIEREGGQITRGSIRLEGDRPDEITTLSAAALRALRGDRVAMVFQEPMTSLNPVMKIGAQISETLSLHLGLRGQAARDAARAALERVKVPEPELRLDQYPHELSGGLRQRVMIAMALTCEPELLIADEPTTALDVTTQAGILQLIASLQAKMGMAVLFITHDLGVVSEIADRVVVLKDGLKVEEGYTAEIFSVPRAAYTRELMAASPRLGEGAPLPLKKPETVLQLSGLTTTYGGGLFASHSAVAAVRDVSITLGRGETLGLVGESGCGKSTLARSIMRLVDPSKGHIDLLGTHIEGLSRAALKPHRRSIQMVFQDPYASLNPRMSIGDAVTEPAFIAGMVTSSDRKALALALLVRVGLPTDCVARYPHQFSGGQRQRICIARALSVEPQIIVADEAVSALDVSNARRITDLMADIQNSDGVSMLFISHDIAVVERVSHRIAIMLNGEIVETGPTDCVLNDPQHPYTKRLLSAVPRLDRIGA, from the coding sequence ATGACCCTGCAGCCCCCCAACCCACTCGTCCTGTCGGTCAGGGACCTGCACGTTGCGTTCGGTGAGACGACAGCAGTACAAGGCCTGTCCTTTGACATTCACCGTGGCGAAACGCTGGCGCTGGTCGGCGAAAGTGGCTCTGGCAAGAGCGCAACTGCGTTGTCGATATTGCGTCTGATCGAAAGAGAGGGGGGGCAGATTACCCGGGGCTCTATTCGTCTGGAGGGTGATCGCCCAGACGAAATCACCACACTGTCCGCCGCTGCGCTGCGGGCCCTGCGTGGTGATCGTGTGGCGATGGTGTTTCAAGAACCAATGACGTCGCTGAATCCTGTGATGAAGATTGGAGCGCAGATTAGCGAAACCCTGTCGCTACACCTCGGCCTGCGTGGCCAGGCCGCGCGCGACGCGGCGCGGGCTGCATTGGAACGGGTGAAGGTACCTGAACCTGAGTTGCGACTCGATCAGTATCCTCATGAGTTGTCGGGTGGCTTGCGCCAGCGCGTAATGATTGCCATGGCGCTGACCTGTGAACCCGAGCTCTTGATCGCTGATGAGCCGACCACTGCGCTTGATGTGACCACGCAAGCAGGGATCTTGCAGCTTATCGCATCTTTGCAGGCCAAAATGGGTATGGCTGTGCTGTTCATCACCCATGATCTTGGCGTCGTCAGTGAGATTGCTGACCGTGTCGTCGTCTTGAAAGATGGGCTAAAGGTAGAGGAAGGTTATACTGCTGAAATCTTTAGTGTACCCCGTGCGGCCTACACTCGGGAATTGATGGCGGCCTCGCCCAGACTGGGGGAAGGTGCGCCGTTACCACTGAAAAAGCCGGAGACGGTTCTACAACTTTCAGGACTAACGACCACCTATGGCGGTGGACTTTTTGCGAGCCACAGCGCCGTTGCAGCAGTACGCGACGTATCAATCACGCTAGGCCGAGGGGAAACCTTGGGTCTTGTTGGTGAATCGGGTTGCGGGAAATCAACACTTGCCCGGTCGATCATGCGCTTGGTTGATCCGTCAAAGGGTCACATCGACCTACTGGGTACTCACATCGAAGGGCTATCGCGGGCTGCACTCAAACCGCATAGGCGCTCTATCCAGATGGTGTTTCAGGATCCCTATGCATCGCTTAACCCGCGCATGTCGATTGGAGACGCGGTGACGGAACCAGCGTTCATAGCTGGAATGGTTACCTCTAGCGACCGCAAGGCCCTTGCCCTTGCGCTACTGGTACGTGTCGGACTGCCCACAGACTGTGTCGCGCGGTACCCGCATCAGTTCTCAGGCGGCCAGCGACAGCGCATCTGCATCGCGCGTGCGCTGTCTGTTGAACCACAGATTATTGTTGCGGATGAGGCGGTTTCCGCACTCGATGTCTCAAACGCTCGGAGGATCACCGACCTGATGGCGGATATTCAAAACAGCGATGGGGTTTCGATGCTGTTCATTAGCCATGACATTGCCGTGGTGGAGCGGGTCAGTCATCGTATTGCAATTATGCTCAATGGCGAGATCGTGGAGACTGGGCCGACCGACTGCGTCTTGAACGATCCGCAACATCCTTACACCAAACGGCTGCTGTCGGCAGTGCCGCGTCTGGATCGGATTGGAGCATAA
- a CDS encoding HAD hydrolase-like protein — protein MNATTTLISTVTGYPTLDPKAVAGARLVICDLDGCLISEGEPFDDTAAFVDACGSRLWIVSNCSDTTADTISERLAGMGFDVPAARILLAGEIAMHHLIKVEQVHRLRLYAAAPIVEQAVVFGMDLEAHNPEAILLCRDLNVSVETFGLILSEVAHGVPLWVANEDLSHPGHDNQPVAETGALLAALCAIRPSLTWQSLGKPNPTMLAMALERTGMNPTDAVFVGDNALTDGRAAAAIGMAFIHIQRSPAR, from the coding sequence TTGAACGCTACAACGACACTTATTTCGACTGTGACCGGATATCCAACACTTGATCCCAAAGCGGTAGCGGGCGCGCGCCTGGTTATTTGTGATCTTGATGGTTGCCTGATCTCAGAAGGAGAACCCTTTGACGACACCGCTGCATTCGTGGATGCCTGTGGGTCGCGCCTTTGGATCGTCTCAAATTGCTCGGACACTACGGCTGATACTATTTCAGAGCGTCTTGCAGGAATGGGGTTCGATGTGCCAGCCGCGCGGATCCTTCTGGCGGGAGAGATTGCGATGCATCACTTAATAAAGGTTGAACAGGTCCATCGCCTTAGGCTGTATGCGGCTGCCCCAATCGTGGAACAGGCAGTAGTTTTTGGAATGGATCTTGAGGCACATAATCCGGAGGCGATCTTGCTGTGTCGCGACCTGAACGTGTCTGTCGAAACGTTTGGACTGATCTTGTCAGAAGTCGCACATGGCGTCCCACTTTGGGTGGCGAACGAAGACCTCTCGCACCCCGGACATGACAACCAGCCCGTGGCTGAGACAGGGGCATTGTTGGCTGCATTGTGCGCAATCCGTCCCAGCCTTACGTGGCAGAGCCTAGGCAAACCGAACCCCACGATGCTGGCCATGGCGCTTGAGCGTACCGGGATGAACCCAACAGATGCAGTTTTTGTTGGTGATAATGCGCTGACCGACGGTCGTGCTGCTGCCGCGATCGGCATGGCTTTTATTCACATTCAAAGGAGCCCCGCCCGATGA
- a CDS encoding ABC transporter substrate-binding protein, whose product MFRLMLTTALAALPLVATAQEITVGAANMAPYIDPGRDHSNVGSQFYYNSFDTLIDRDHSKLDPEWVPALATSWELIEPTVMELKLREGVTFHNGDLMTADDVIFSLNRMMQATFPPYIVRAKDRLANFPNAEKVDENTIRIFANREEPLWETLISLQQVMIIPEKYTKALTGDPDIAEDSDFEAFALAPIGTGPYKIESFQPGERLVWERYDSFWGEKAPLERVNVVQISETASRLTALKTGEVDIITNIAPDLLSLIDTDPNLKTAGSATALFHVMIMNQNHPKLEDPRIRQAMSLAIDRDALNEALWLGKAVVPSTHTMVEMGALHQPDLVTFEFDPERAKKLLQEAGYDGFEITYDTAPSYYTNGLLAAQAIMEMWANVGINGKVVVGDKWTGNSPDLMVRNWSNPMYFADPFGSFGVMWAPDGPSQSEGRFNTDADYAEKWERFRFSTDVSVRMTAYAELMDRVEADPAVLPLYRPFESWGMKTSINWAPMPGHIPYVLDFRAGSISLADS is encoded by the coding sequence ATGTTTCGACTGATGCTAACAACTGCTCTCGCTGCGCTGCCGCTTGTCGCCACCGCACAGGAAATAACTGTAGGGGCCGCCAACATGGCACCTTATATTGACCCGGGCCGCGACCATTCCAACGTAGGGTCGCAGTTTTATTACAATAGCTTTGATACACTGATTGATCGCGACCATAGCAAGCTTGACCCTGAATGGGTTCCTGCACTCGCCACGTCATGGGAGCTTATTGAGCCGACGGTGATGGAACTAAAGCTGCGCGAAGGCGTCACGTTCCACAACGGCGATCTGATGACGGCCGATGATGTTATCTTTTCGCTGAACCGAATGATGCAGGCAACTTTCCCACCCTATATCGTGCGCGCCAAGGACCGGTTAGCAAACTTTCCCAATGCCGAAAAAGTCGATGAAAACACGATCCGGATTTTTGCAAATCGTGAAGAACCTCTTTGGGAAACACTGATCTCCCTTCAGCAGGTTATGATCATCCCCGAAAAATACACTAAAGCGCTGACGGGCGACCCAGACATAGCCGAAGATAGCGATTTTGAGGCTTTTGCACTCGCTCCTATCGGCACTGGTCCTTACAAGATCGAATCCTTCCAGCCGGGCGAAAGACTAGTTTGGGAAAGGTATGATAGTTTCTGGGGTGAAAAAGCACCGTTAGAGCGCGTTAATGTGGTCCAAATTTCGGAAACCGCCAGTCGCTTAACTGCTTTGAAGACCGGCGAGGTTGATATCATCACCAATATTGCGCCTGATCTGCTTTCACTGATCGACACCGACCCCAACCTTAAGACTGCAGGATCAGCGACAGCTCTGTTTCACGTTATGATTATGAATCAGAACCACCCAAAGCTGGAAGATCCGCGTATCCGTCAAGCAATGAGCCTTGCGATCGACCGAGATGCTCTGAACGAAGCACTTTGGCTTGGCAAGGCTGTCGTTCCGTCGACCCACACGATGGTAGAAATGGGAGCACTGCATCAGCCTGATCTGGTGACGTTTGAATTCGATCCGGAGCGGGCAAAGAAGCTTTTGCAAGAAGCTGGATATGATGGGTTCGAGATCACGTATGATACTGCGCCCAGTTACTATACAAACGGGCTATTGGCCGCGCAGGCGATCATGGAAATGTGGGCCAATGTCGGTATTAACGGCAAAGTGGTGGTAGGCGACAAATGGACTGGTAATTCGCCAGATTTGATGGTGCGCAACTGGTCGAACCCGATGTATTTTGCTGACCCGTTCGGGTCCTTTGGTGTCATGTGGGCCCCTGACGGTCCGTCGCAAAGCGAGGGACGCTTCAACACCGACGCAGACTACGCCGAAAAGTGGGAACGCTTCCGCTTCTCGACCGATGTCTCGGTACGCATGACAGCATATGCCGAACTGATGGACCGTGTGGAAGCAGATCCGGCGGTCCTGCCTCTTTATCGCCCGTTCGAAAGCTGGGGCATGAAAACCTCAATCAACTGGGCTCCGATGCCTGGCCATATCCCCTATGTTCTCGACTTTCGCGCAGGCAGCATCTCGCTTGCTGACAGTTAA